One genomic segment of Brassica napus cultivar Da-Ae chromosome A3, Da-Ae, whole genome shotgun sequence includes these proteins:
- the BNAA03G09610D gene encoding uncharacterized protein BNAA03G09610D has translation MEGKGRVVSSTSSSLTTELFGSKDPVPPSSSSGIFSSIFPHPSKGVARDGQSSKHGSQAQRRETSNAQDRVEPCNLSSSLYYGGQDVYPRSTTNQTYPTVKNEGPRSQENDANGHNSQDVSRGNWWQGSLYY, from the exons ATGGAAGGTAAAGGACGAGTTGTatcatcaacttcttcttctttaacaaCCGAACTATTCGGTTCCAAAGATCCTGTGCCgccatcttcttcctctggaATCTTCTCCTCCATTTTCCCTCATCCCTCCAAG GGCGTTGCAAGAGATGGTCAAAGCTCCAAACATGGCTCACAAG CTCAACGTAGAGAAACTTCAAATGCACAAGACAGAGTTGAGCCATGCAATCTAAGCTCTTCTCTTTACTACGGTGGCCAAGACGTATACCCTCGATCCACCACCAACCAAACTTACCCTACA GTTAAAAACGAGGGTCCAAGAAGCCAAGAAAACGATGCTAATGGACATAACTCGCAAGATGTTTCAAGAGGAAACTGGTGGCAAGGTTCTCTTTATTACTAA
- the LOC106443260 gene encoding subtilisin-like protease SBT4.11, with protein MVKRGPFPSFLSCLLVLLFSSSIIAITHDGQDKQEYIVYMGSLPSQADYAPMSHHMSILQEIVGESLMEGRLLRSYKRSFNGFAARLTDSEREQVAGMEGVVSVFPNKKLKLQTTASWDFMGLKEGKGTKRNPSVESETIIGVLDGGIWPESESFSDKGFGPPPKKWKGACAGGENFTCNNKLIGARHYSPGDARDSSGHGTHTASIAAGNAVPNASFFGLGYGTMRGAVPASRIAAYRVCAGECRDDILLSAFDDAIADGVDIITISVGSIDVYPLEEDPIAIGAFHAMSKGILTVNAAGNTGPNIASVTSLAPWMLTVAASTTNRVFVTKVVLGDGKTLVGRSVNVFDLKGKKFPLVYGKSAASSASNATCAEDCMPDCLDASLVKGKILVCNISFPYVAYTKGAVGAIVKDGSDWAQMEGLPVSGLEEDDFESFLSYINSAKSPEASVLKSETIYNQTAPKVLSFSSRGPNIIVPDILKPDITAPGLEIVAANSLKALPFYDDTTHVKYSVESGTSMSCPHVAGVAAYVKTFHPEWSPSMIKSAIMTTAWSMNATQTDYASTEFAYGSGHVDPIAASNPGLVYDITKADYMAFLCGMNYNATTVKLISGEAVTCTEKILPRDLNYPSMSAKLSGSNVSFTVTFKRTVTNVGGSNSTYKSKVVLTHGAKLNVMVSPRVLYMKSMNEKQSFTVTVSGRGLDPKMPSSASLIWSDGTHNVRSPIVIYAGIFRS; from the exons ATGGTGAAACGAGGACCTTTCCCTAGCTTCCTCTCATGTCTCCTTGTCTTGTTGTTCTCATCTTCAATCATAGCAATCACACACGATGGTCAAGATAAACAg GAGTATATCGTCTACATGGGTTCACTTCCTTCTCAAGCAGACTACGCACCAATGTCCCATCACATGAGTATTCTTCAAGAGATCGTGGGAGAGAG TTTGATGGAAGGTCGTTTGTTGAGAAGTTACAAGAGGAGTTTTAACGGGTTTGCAGCCCGTCTCACTGATTCGGAACGAGAACAAGTAGCCG GTATGGAGGGAGTTGTGTCTGTGTTTCCAAACAAGAAATTAAAACTCCAAACGACGGCGTCTTGGGACTTCATGGGGCTAAAGGAAGGAAAAGGAACGAAACGGAATCCTTCTGTGGAGAGTGAGACAATTATTGGAGTTTTAGACGGTGGAATATGGCCGGAATCAGAAAGCTTTTCTGACAAAGGCTTTGGTCCTCCTCCAAAGAAATGGAAGGGAGCTTGTGCCGGTGGCGAGAACTTCACCTGCaacaa CAAGCTGATTGGAGCAAGACACTACTCACCAGGAGACGCTAGGGACTCAAGTGGCCACGGTACACACACTGCATCTATCGCGGCTGGAAACGCAGTCCCGAACGCCAGCTTCTTCGGGCTCGGCTATGGAACCATGAGAGGTGCCGTTCCAGCCTCTAGAATCGCCGCTTACAGAGTCTGCGCCGGAGAATGTAGAGACGATATCCTACTCTCCGCGTTCGATGACGCTATCGCCGACGGTGTTGACATCATCACCATATCTGTAGGTAGTATCGATGTGTACCCGTTGGAAGAAGACCCGATCGCAATAGGAGCATTTCACGCTATGTCGAAAGGGATACTCACTGTGAACGCGGCTGGGAACACTGGTCCGAATATAGCCTCTGTCACGAGCTTAGCACCGTGGATGCTAACCGTTGCAGCCAGCACAACGAACCGTGTGTTTGTCACCAAAGTGGTTCTTGGTGATGGCAAAACACTTGTC GGAAGATCAGTGAATGTTTTCGATCTTAAAGGAAAGAAGTTCCCTCTGGTGTACGGAAAATCTGCTGCTTCCTCTGCCTCCAATGCCACATGCGCCGA gGATTGCATGCCAGATTGTCTTGACGCATCCCTGGTGAAGGGAAAGATCTTGGTGTGCAATATATCTTTCCCCTACGTAGCCTATACAAAAGGAGCTGTTGGAGCTATTGTTAAAGATGGTTCAGACTGGGCTCAAATGGAGGGTTTACCTGTATCTGGCTTAGAAGAAGATGATTTTGAATCTTTCCTCTCTTACATTAACTCCGCAAA ATCCCCAGAAGCGTCTGTTCTAAAAAGTGAGACAATCTATAATCAGACAGCCCCGAAAGTTCTTTCCTTCTCTTCTCGCGGTCCAAACATCATCGTTCCTGATATTCTCAAG CCGGATATAACAGCACCGGGACTGGAGATTGTGGCTGCAAATTCACTTAAGGCATTACCGTTTTATGACGACACCACACATGTGAAATACTCTGTTGAATCAGGAACTTCAATGTCTTGTCCACACGTCGCAGGAGTAGCTGCCTACGTCAAGACGTTTCATCCCGAATGGTCTCCTTCCATGATTAAATCTGCCATTATGACAACAG CTTGGTCGATGAACGCTACACAAACTGATTATGCATCAACCGAGTTTGCTTATGGATCTGGCCATGTAGATCCAATAGCTGCTTCTAATCCAGGACTCGTCTACGATATAACCAAAGCAGACTACATGGCTTTCCTATGCGGCATGAACTACAATGCGACTACAGTGAAACTCATCTCCGGGGAAGCCGTCACTTGCACTGAAAAGATCTTACCTCGAGATCTCAACTATCCATCAATGTCGGCTAAATTGTCGGGATCTAATGTCTCCTTCACCGTCACTTTCAAGAGAACCGTTACTAACGTCGGTGGCTCCAACTCTACATACAAGTCAAAAGTTGTTTTAACTCACGGAGCCAAGCTAAACGTCATGGTCTCGCCTCGTGTTCTATATATGAAGTCTATGAACGAAAAGCAGTCTTTCACTGTGACTGTTTCTGGCCGCGGTCTTGACCCAAAGATGCCTTCCTCTGCAAGTCTAATCTGGTCTGATGGGACTCATAATGTAAGAAGCCCCATTGTTATTTATGCTGGTATCTTCCGATCATAA
- the LOC106443259 gene encoding elongin-C-like, which produces MRETVKLISMEGFEFIIDREAAMVSQTIRSMLTSPGGFSESKDGVVTFPDISTTILEKICQYFYWSLQYSRGKETEFHIEPELTLELMMAANYLHT; this is translated from the exons aTGAGAGAGACGGTGAAGTTAATAAGCATGGAAGGTTTCGAGTTCATCATCGACAGGGAAGCCGCCATGGTTTCTCAGACCATCCGGAGCATGCTCACTTCTCCAG GTGGCTTCTCGGAATCGAAAGATGGTGTCGTGACTTTCCCTGATATTAGCACCACCATTCTAGAGAAGATCTGCCAGTACTTTTATTGGTCTCTACAATACTCCAG AGGCAAGGAGACGGAGTTCCACATCGAGCCTGAACTGACTCTGGAGCTAATGATGGCTGCTAATTATCTTCACACTTGA
- the LOC106436047 gene encoding serine/threonine-protein phosphatase PP1 isozyme 2, with amino-acid sequence MAQGSMDPAVLDDIIRRLLDYRNPKPGTKQVMLNESEIRQLCLVSREIFLQQPNLLELEAPIKICGDIHGQYSDLLRLFEYGGFPPTANYLFLGDYVDRGKQSLETICLLLAYKIKYPENFFLLRGNHECASINRIYGFYDECKRRFSVRLWKVFTDSFNCLPVAAVIDDKILCMHGGLSPDLTNVEQIKTIKRPTDVPDTGLLCDLLWSDPSKDVKGWGMNDRGVSYTFGPDKVAEFLIKNDMDLICRAHQVVEDGYEFFADRQLVTIFSAPNYCGEFDNAGAMMSVDESLMCSFQILKPADRRPRFL; translated from the exons ATGGCGCAGGGAAGCATGGACCCTGCCGTTCTCGACGACATCATTCGTCGTCTGTTGGATTACAGAAACCCCAAGCCTGGAACCAAACAGGTCATGCTCAACGAGTCTGAGATCCGTCAGCTTTGTCTCGTCTCCAGAGAGATTTTCCTTCAGCAGCCTAACCTCCTTGAGCTCGAAGCTCCCATCAAGATCTGCG GTGATATTCATGGACAGTACTCAGATCTATTGAGGCTGTTTGAGTACGGAGGCTTCCCTCCTACAGCTAACTATCTGTTCCTAGGAGACTACGTGGACCGTGGGAAGCAGAGCTTGGAGACGATCTGTCTCCTCCTCGCCTACAAAATCAAATACCCTGAGAACTTCTTTCTCCTAAGAGGAAACCACGAGTGCGCTTCCATCAACAGAATCTACGGATTCTACGATGAATGTAAACGCAGGTTCAGCGTGAGACTCTGGAAAGTGTTTACAGATTCTTTCAACTGCCTCCCTGTGGCCGCTGTAATAGACGATAAGATACTATGTATGCACGGTGGCCTTTCTCCCGATTTGACCAACGTGGAGCAGATTAAGACCATCAAGCGACCTACCGATGTTCCGGACACCGGTTTGCTATGTGATCTGCTTTGGTCTGATCCGAGCAAAGATGTCAAAGGTTGGGGGATGAACGACCGTGGAGTTTCTTACACGTTTGGGCCTGACAAAGTTGCTGAGTTTCTGATCAAGAACGATATGGATCTCATCTGTCGTGCCCACCAG GTTGTAGAGGATGGGTATGAGTTCTTTGCCGATAGACAACTTGTTACTATATTCTCGGCTCCAAACTACTGTGGTGAATTTGACAATGCTGGTGCGATGATGAGTGTTGATGAGAGTTTAATGTGCTCTTTCCAAATTCTTAAGCCTGCGGATAGGAGGCCCCGGTTCTTATGA
- the LOC106443258 gene encoding LOW QUALITY PROTEIN: DNA-directed RNA polymerase II subunit RPB7 (The sequence of the model RefSeq protein was modified relative to this genomic sequence to represent the inferred CDS: inserted 1 base in 1 codon), which translates to MNVASETEVRGEXKKKRPEMFFHIVLERNMQLHPRFFGQNLRENLVSKLIKDVEGTISGRHGFVLAVTGIESIGKGLIRDGTPFVTFPVKYRCVVFRPFEGEVLEAVVTRVVQHGFFAEALSLKIFVSNHCIPDDMEYQAGDMPTYTKSDGSVRIQEDCEVRLKVFGFSIDATEISCVGSIKERFLGLITDPGAVA; encoded by the exons ATGAACGTAGCCTCAGAGACAGAAGTGAGAGGAG CGAAAAAAAAGCGACCAGAGATGTTCTTCCACATAGTTTTGGAGCGCAACATGCAATTACATCCACGATTCTTTGGTCAAAACCTTCGTGAAAACCTCGTCTCTAAGCTCATAAAAGATGTCGAGGGCACTATCAG TGGCCGACATGGGTTTGTATTAGCGGTAACTGGAATAGAAAGCATAGGAAAAGGATTGATCCGAGACGGGACTCCTTTCGTCACCTTCCCCGTTAAGTACCGATGCGTTGTTTTCAGACCTTTCGAAGGCGAGGTTCTGGAAGCTGTTGTCACACGGGTCGTTCAG CACGGATTCTTCGCTGAAGCTCTCTCTCTTAAGATTTTTGTGTCCAATCAT TGCATACCAGATGATATGGAGTATCAGGCTGGTGACATGCCTACTTACACAAAATCAGATGGATCA GTTAGGATCCAGGAAGACTGTGAAGTGAGACTAAAGGTCTTTGGCTTTAGTATCGATGCCACAGAGATC TCCTGTGTGGGTAGCATCAAAGAAAGATTTTTGGGGCTCATAACCGATCCTGGAGCCGTTGCATAA